The sequence GGAACTGTCCTTGATCGCTGTGACAGGATTGACTCGCTGGGGACTCCTCTCTCGGGAGCATCCACGCGTCCCCGTGGGGGCTGCCTGTCTCCTCTCATCAGCATCACGGCGAGAAATTTTACAGCCGCTCTTTCTAGTCCTGCTAATCCTGTTATCCGGGGGGTTATAAATATTAACgccgctggggctggggatgggggaCCAGATTAAGCCCTCTCTGAAGTAAGATGTCAGCCAGCCTCTTCCCAGCCCACCAGTGCCCAGGGCTGCTGGATGAGCTGCACGGCAGAGCCCCGCAAGTGCCCTGCCCAGAGGGGCTGCTGGGCGCCTCGGTGCTGGATTTCGTGGCCGACCTCTCCCTGGGctccccccaggtgcccccccgAGCCGGCCCGAGCCTGGCGCTCTGCGAGGTCACCTCCGGGCCTCCCTTTGGGGACAGAGCCCTGTCGCTCCGGGAGGGGATGGCCCACGGGCTGCCCCTGGCTGCCTTCGGAGATGGAGATCCCgaagacgaggaggaggaggaggaagaggagaggatgcGCAGCGCTTCCCTCCTGGACAGACCCAGGAGAAAGCGGGTTATCACCTACGCCCAGCGCCAGGCTGCCAACATacgggagaggaagaggatgttCAACCTCAACGAGGCG comes from Numenius arquata chromosome 7, bNumArq3.hap1.1, whole genome shotgun sequence and encodes:
- the FERD3L gene encoding fer3-like protein, which translates into the protein MSASLFPAHQCPGLLDELHGRAPQVPCPEGLLGASVLDFVADLSLGSPQVPPRAGPSLALCEVTSGPPFGDRALSLREGMAHGLPLAAFGDGDPEDEEEEEEEERMRSASLLDRPRRKRVITYAQRQAANIRERKRMFNLNEAFDQLRKKVPTFAYEKRLSRIETLRLAIVYISFMTEILDGCSRQEAS